A part of Curtobacterium sp. MCLR17_036 genomic DNA contains:
- a CDS encoding serine hydrolase domain-containing protein has product MTVQRSVEPAVLDQVDAVFRDRVERGTAPSSVWGVFDRTGLVASGGHGDRGDGQQPDADTVYRIASCTKSVTAATLLTLVADGRLDLDAPVTAFVPAFAAVALPGPDAPVPTVRMLLTMSGGFPTDDPWADRQESMRDGELDDVLRDGLLFDSVPGTRFAYSNTGYALLGRVVSAVTGRPFPEVAADTVLRPLGLDRTVFAVEQATGHVVTGFRPHEGSWEPLPFTGPGAFSSIGGLFSTVADLARWGTHLASAFSDAPEPGPVSPADRRLMQQAMRVVPPSVVPTSTRSTAYGFGLFVEQDDRFGELVSHSGGYPGFSAHMRWSVRDGLGVVAFENATQAKVSVAAQQAHDLVLAAAATGDEVHAGGGATTAAAGVQATARATRAAQVAVTGLLADWRDDVADAICTPNVAMDVPYDRRRRAVAAAIAEVGADLTAAPVQEQSYAPSHLRWWLPGSCGRLRIEIRLAPLAAGRVQTLTVVAESAER; this is encoded by the coding sequence GTGACCGTGCAGCGCTCCGTCGAACCCGCCGTCCTCGACCAGGTCGACGCGGTCTTCCGCGACCGTGTCGAGCGCGGCACGGCGCCGAGCAGCGTCTGGGGCGTGTTCGACCGCACGGGCCTCGTGGCGTCGGGCGGGCACGGCGACCGGGGCGACGGACAGCAGCCGGACGCCGACACCGTCTACCGCATCGCGTCCTGCACGAAGAGCGTCACCGCCGCCACGCTCCTGACCCTCGTCGCCGACGGGCGGCTCGACCTCGACGCCCCGGTCACGGCGTTCGTGCCGGCCTTCGCCGCGGTCGCCCTGCCCGGTCCGGACGCCCCGGTGCCCACCGTGCGGATGCTCCTGACGATGTCCGGCGGGTTCCCCACGGACGACCCGTGGGCCGACCGGCAGGAATCGATGCGCGACGGCGAGCTGGACGACGTCCTGCGCGACGGACTGCTGTTCGACTCGGTGCCCGGCACCCGCTTCGCCTACTCGAACACCGGCTACGCCCTGCTCGGCCGGGTCGTGTCCGCCGTCACCGGCCGCCCGTTCCCCGAGGTCGCGGCCGACACGGTGCTCCGGCCGCTCGGACTCGACCGGACGGTGTTCGCGGTCGAGCAGGCCACCGGGCACGTCGTCACCGGCTTCCGTCCGCACGAGGGGTCGTGGGAGCCCCTGCCGTTCACGGGACCCGGCGCGTTCTCGTCGATCGGCGGGCTCTTCTCCACCGTCGCCGACCTCGCCCGGTGGGGTACGCACCTGGCCTCCGCGTTCTCGGACGCCCCGGAACCCGGACCGGTGTCGCCGGCCGACCGTCGCCTCATGCAGCAGGCGATGCGGGTGGTCCCCCCGTCGGTCGTACCGACCTCGACCCGTTCGACCGCGTACGGCTTCGGGCTGTTCGTCGAACAGGACGACCGCTTCGGTGAACTCGTGTCGCACTCCGGCGGCTACCCCGGGTTCTCGGCACACATGCGGTGGTCCGTGCGCGACGGCCTCGGCGTCGTCGCGTTCGAGAACGCCACGCAGGCCAAGGTGTCCGTCGCCGCACAGCAGGCGCACGACCTCGTCCTGGCGGCGGCTGCGACCGGCGACGAGGTGCACGCTGGCGGCGGTGCGACCACCGCAGCCGCCGGGGTGCAGGCGACCGCCCGTGCGACGCGGGCGGCGCAGGTCGCCGTGACGGGCCTCCTGGCCGACTGGCGCGACGACGTGGCGGACGCGATCTGCACGCCCAACGTGGCGATGGACGTGCCGTACGACCGACGACGGCGTGCCGTCGCGGCCGCGATCGCCGAGGTCGGGGCGGACCTGACCGCCGCGCCGGTGCAGGAGCAGTCATACGCGCCGTCGCACCTGCGCTGGTGGCTGCCGGGCAGCTGCGGCCGACTGCGGATCGAGATCCGCCTCGCGCCCCTCGCCGCCGGGCGGGTCCAGACCCTGACCGTCGTCGCCGAGTCCGCCGAGCGCTGA
- a CDS encoding nucleoside deaminase — protein MQRALDEARACLATGDVPVGAVVLDRDGAVVATGRNEREALQDPTAHAEVLALRAAARATGDWHLSDHTLVVTLEPCVMCAGAVLAARVPRVVFGAWDPKAGASGSVYDVARDRRLPHRSEVVGGVLEGECAGLLDAFFAERR, from the coding sequence ATGCAGCGGGCGCTCGACGAGGCCAGGGCGTGCCTGGCGACCGGTGACGTCCCCGTCGGCGCGGTCGTCCTCGACCGGGACGGCGCGGTCGTGGCGACCGGGCGGAACGAGCGCGAGGCACTGCAGGACCCGACCGCGCACGCCGAGGTGCTGGCACTCCGGGCCGCGGCACGGGCGACCGGCGACTGGCACCTGTCCGACCACACGCTCGTCGTCACCCTCGAGCCGTGCGTCATGTGCGCCGGCGCGGTCCTGGCGGCGCGGGTGCCCCGCGTCGTGTTCGGCGCGTGGGACCCGAAGGCCGGGGCGAGCGGCAGCGTCTACGACGTCGCGCGGGACCGCCGGCTGCCGCACCGGTCCGAGGTCGTCGGGGGTGTTCTCGAGGGGGAGTGCGCCGGACTGCTCGACGCGTTCTTCGCCGAGCGACGCTGA
- a CDS encoding potassium transporter TrkG → MLDRTEPLTQQVSVPRRQVGRIATVLRSSPSRLAILVFVALVFLFTVLFMTPWASADGTGTHFSDALFTAASVVCVTGLATVDMATHWSVFGKTLVVIGTQIGAVGVLTFASILGLFVTRKLGLRAKLMAAGDSNPLRTHHGAVPEGQAVRLGEVGTLLATVAVSTLSIEIVLGLLLLPSVLLAGIPFWTAVGDSFYYAAMAFTNTGFAPNAEGLTPFAHDYWFLSLLMVGVVAGSIGFPVIRALTKQLRTPRRWPIHVKLTLATSAVLLVGGAIVYIALEASNPTTFGDEGAGRTAFQALFLSTMTRSGGFSLVDFDQLNGSSLLVTDMLMFIGGGSASTAGGIKVTTLAVLFLAAVAEARGRQSMEAFGRRIPSDVLRVAVAVVLWGATIVAVATVVLLQITHESLDRVLFEVISAFATCGLSSGVSAELPESGKYVLAATMFLGRVGTVTIAAALAASQSRQLFRRPEERPIVG, encoded by the coding sequence ATGCTCGACCGCACCGAGCCGCTCACGCAGCAGGTGAGCGTGCCCCGTCGGCAGGTCGGACGCATCGCCACGGTGCTCCGCTCCTCACCCTCGCGACTGGCGATCCTCGTGTTCGTCGCGCTCGTCTTCCTGTTCACCGTGCTGTTCATGACCCCGTGGGCCTCGGCGGACGGCACCGGGACACACTTCTCCGACGCCCTGTTCACCGCGGCCTCGGTGGTGTGCGTGACCGGGCTCGCCACGGTCGACATGGCGACGCACTGGTCGGTGTTCGGCAAGACCCTCGTGGTGATCGGCACCCAGATCGGCGCGGTCGGGGTCCTGACCTTCGCGTCGATCCTCGGGCTGTTCGTCACCCGCAAGCTCGGGCTCCGCGCCAAGCTCATGGCCGCCGGCGACTCGAACCCGCTCCGCACCCACCACGGGGCGGTCCCGGAGGGCCAGGCCGTCCGGCTCGGCGAGGTCGGCACGCTGCTCGCGACCGTCGCGGTGAGCACGCTGTCCATCGAGATCGTGCTCGGCCTGCTGCTCCTGCCGTCGGTCCTGCTCGCCGGCATCCCGTTCTGGACGGCCGTCGGTGACTCCTTCTACTACGCGGCGATGGCGTTCACGAACACGGGGTTCGCGCCGAACGCCGAGGGGCTGACGCCGTTCGCGCACGACTACTGGTTCCTCTCGCTCCTCATGGTCGGCGTCGTGGCCGGGTCGATCGGCTTCCCGGTGATCCGGGCCCTGACGAAGCAGCTCCGCACGCCCCGACGGTGGCCGATCCACGTCAAGCTGACGCTCGCCACCAGCGCGGTGCTGCTCGTCGGCGGTGCGATCGTCTACATCGCGCTCGAGGCCTCGAACCCGACCACCTTCGGCGACGAGGGCGCCGGCCGCACGGCGTTCCAGGCGCTCTTCCTGTCGACGATGACGCGGTCCGGCGGGTTCTCGCTCGTCGACTTCGACCAGCTGAACGGCTCGAGCCTGCTCGTCACGGACATGCTCATGTTCATCGGCGGCGGCTCGGCGTCGACCGCCGGCGGCATCAAGGTGACGACGCTCGCCGTGCTGTTCCTCGCCGCGGTCGCCGAGGCCCGCGGCCGCCAGAGCATGGAGGCGTTCGGCCGCCGGATCCCGAGCGACGTGCTCCGCGTGGCCGTCGCGGTCGTGCTCTGGGGCGCCACGATCGTCGCCGTCGCCACCGTCGTGCTCCTGCAGATCACGCACGAGTCGCTCGACCGGGTGCTGTTCGAGGTGATCTCGGCGTTCGCGACGTGCGGGTTGTCCTCCGGGGTCTCGGCCGAGCTGCCGGAGTCCGGCAAGTACGTCCTCGCCGCCACCATGTTCCTCGGCCGGGTCGGTACAGTGACGATCGCCGCTGCCCTGGCCGCCAGCCAGAGCCGGCAGCTGTTCCGCCGTCCCGAGGAGAGGCCGATCGTTGGCTGA
- a CDS encoding helix-turn-helix domain-containing protein, which produces MTGSFDDVRFLTVAEVAEMMRVSKMTVYRMVHAGELPAIRFGRSFRVPESAVAAVLRGGVADVG; this is translated from the coding sequence ATGACCGGCAGTTTCGACGACGTGCGCTTCCTCACCGTCGCTGAGGTCGCCGAGATGATGCGCGTCTCGAAGATGACCGTCTACCGCATGGTGCACGCTGGGGAACTCCCCGCGATCCGCTTCGGACGGTCCTTCCGCGTGCCGGAGTCCGCCGTCGCCGCGGTCCTGCGCGGTGGCGTCGCCGACGTCGGCTGA
- a CDS encoding winged helix-turn-helix domain-containing protein, producing the protein MSLTIAQPRPSLRSAAPASTDLGTVTPIRPRPASPAAVAAAVPTSPVVAPQRNRSLPEGTEARGFALYVGLDEAKAAAAGTTLAAVVEQLKALTAQLVPGAETYAAVAVAAEHSGGRDVDVVRLALQDRSAVAARKQADKPEPEETGVVIDISRKRVALDGEVAPLTYKEFELLQFLVLREGQTVERAAIIEGLWSDGEDETPNERTIDVHVRRLRSKLGAFEEIVRTVRGVGYRFDRHADVAVRYASTPSPDLF; encoded by the coding sequence ATGTCGCTCACCATCGCCCAGCCCCGCCCCTCGCTCCGCTCCGCGGCGCCCGCCTCGACCGACCTCGGCACCGTCACGCCGATCCGCCCGCGCCCGGCGTCACCGGCAGCGGTCGCGGCCGCCGTCCCGACCAGTCCCGTCGTCGCCCCGCAGCGGAACCGGTCGCTGCCGGAGGGCACCGAGGCCCGCGGCTTCGCGCTGTACGTCGGCCTCGACGAAGCGAAGGCCGCCGCGGCCGGAACCACGCTCGCCGCGGTGGTCGAACAGCTCAAGGCGCTCACCGCGCAGCTCGTGCCCGGCGCCGAGACGTACGCCGCGGTGGCGGTCGCGGCCGAGCACTCCGGTGGCCGGGACGTCGACGTCGTCCGGCTCGCGCTGCAGGACCGCTCCGCCGTCGCCGCACGCAAGCAGGCCGACAAGCCCGAGCCCGAGGAGACCGGGGTCGTCATCGACATCTCGCGCAAGCGGGTCGCGCTCGACGGCGAGGTCGCTCCCCTGACCTACAAGGAGTTCGAGCTCCTGCAGTTCCTCGTCCTGCGCGAGGGCCAGACGGTCGAGCGTGCAGCCATCATCGAGGGCCTGTGGTCCGACGGCGAGGACGAGACCCCGAACGAGCGCACGATCGACGTGCACGTCCGGCGACTCCGCTCGAAGCTCGGTGCGTTCGAGGAGATCGTGCGGACGGTCCGTGGTGTCGGCTACCGGTTCGACCGGCACGCCGACGTCGCCGTGCGCTACGCGTCGACGCCGTCGCCCGACCTCTTCTGA
- a CDS encoding TrkA family potassium uptake protein: MADRTRRSHPTGAISHDAPVLVIGLGRFGAATAGQLERQDREVLVVDTDAGLVQKWSDRVTHAVQADATDIDALRQIGAQDFAIAVVGTGSDLESSVLITANLVDLGIPQIWAKAISRSHGTILSRIGANHVVYPEREAGERTAHLVSGRMLDFIEFDDDFAVVKMHPPKAVRGKDLATTVIRTRFGLTVLGIKPPGSPFVPATPESVIGEDDVIIVSGSETDLERFAGFE; the protein is encoded by the coding sequence TTGGCTGACCGAACACGTCGATCGCACCCGACCGGTGCGATCAGTCACGACGCCCCCGTCCTGGTCATCGGCCTGGGCCGCTTCGGCGCCGCCACCGCCGGGCAGCTCGAACGCCAGGACCGCGAGGTCCTGGTCGTCGACACCGACGCCGGCCTCGTGCAGAAGTGGTCCGACCGCGTGACGCACGCGGTGCAGGCGGACGCGACGGACATCGACGCCCTGCGTCAGATCGGCGCGCAGGACTTCGCGATCGCGGTCGTCGGCACCGGCAGCGACCTCGAGTCGAGCGTCCTCATCACCGCGAACCTGGTCGACCTCGGCATCCCGCAGATCTGGGCGAAGGCGATCAGCCGCTCGCACGGCACGATCCTGTCCCGCATCGGTGCGAACCACGTCGTCTACCCGGAGCGCGAGGCCGGCGAGCGCACCGCGCACCTGGTGTCCGGGCGGATGCTCGACTTCATCGAGTTCGACGACGACTTCGCCGTGGTCAAGATGCACCCGCCCAAGGCGGTGCGCGGCAAGGACCTCGCGACGACGGTCATCCGCACCCGCTTCGGCCTCACCGTGCTCGGCATCAAGCCGCCGGGCAGCCCCTTCGTGCCGGCGACGCCGGAGAGCGTCATCGGCGAGGACGACGTCATCATCGTCTCCGGGTCCGAGACGGACCTCGAGCGCTTCGCGGGGTTCGAGTAG
- a CDS encoding metalloregulator ArsR/SmtB family transcription factor → MADIFSVVADPTRRELLGALLTAYGSDATAGELSVGQLVERLGVSQPTVSKHLRVLRDIGLVTSREEGQHRFYRLDPEPLVRLEDWVLPFTGAVDADGTPATTAWTPDGQPVSVRRSGAAGKATVEVGTELGRVMAEASHRANAAISGAQHGWERVVDRSRKRFARRGDEDGE, encoded by the coding sequence ATGGCCGACATCTTCTCCGTCGTGGCGGACCCGACGAGGCGCGAGCTGCTCGGGGCGCTCCTCACCGCCTACGGATCGGACGCCACAGCCGGCGAACTCAGCGTCGGGCAACTGGTCGAGCGGCTCGGCGTGAGCCAGCCGACCGTGTCGAAGCACCTCCGCGTCCTGCGCGACATCGGCCTCGTCACGAGCCGGGAAGAGGGACAGCACCGGTTCTACCGGCTCGACCCGGAACCCCTCGTCCGCCTCGAGGACTGGGTGCTCCCGTTCACCGGGGCCGTCGACGCAGACGGCACCCCGGCGACCACCGCCTGGACGCCGGACGGGCAACCGGTCTCCGTCCGTCGGAGCGGCGCCGCGGGCAAGGCCACGGTCGAGGTCGGCACCGAGCTCGGGCGGGTCATGGCGGAGGCCTCGCACCGGGCGAACGCCGCGATCTCCGGTGCCCAGCACGGGTGGGAGCGCGTCGTCGACCGCAGCCGCAAGCGGTTCGCCCGCCGCGGCGACGAGGACGGCGAGTGA
- a CDS encoding MarR family winged helix-turn-helix transcriptional regulator, with the protein MSESRRTEKATAVAAWEALFRAQVTVMRSLNADFPGGEISFNEYDVCFNLSTQPGRRCRMRDLTGHLLLTQPSVSRLVDRLLARGIVEKQPDPTDARGVIVALTPHGFDVYRQVAVQHAASIAQQVGAGLSDTELRTLTELCTKLRVAVGSTPARRPARALADADTVTA; encoded by the coding sequence GTGAGCGAATCACGCCGCACGGAGAAGGCGACCGCCGTCGCCGCCTGGGAAGCACTGTTCCGGGCGCAGGTGACCGTGATGCGGAGCCTCAACGCGGACTTCCCCGGCGGTGAGATCTCCTTCAACGAGTACGACGTCTGCTTCAACCTGTCGACGCAGCCGGGTCGCCGCTGCCGCATGCGCGACCTCACCGGCCACCTGCTGCTCACGCAGCCGAGCGTCAGCCGCCTGGTCGACCGCCTGCTCGCCCGCGGCATCGTCGAGAAGCAGCCGGACCCGACGGACGCCCGCGGCGTCATCGTCGCCCTGACGCCGCACGGCTTCGACGTCTACCGGCAGGTGGCCGTGCAGCACGCCGCGAGCATCGCCCAGCAGGTCGGCGCCGGGCTCTCGGACACCGAGCTGCGCACCCTCACCGAGCTCTGCACGAAGCTCCGCGTCGCGGTCGGCTCGACCCCGGCCCGGCGACCAGCACGGGCACTGGCCGACGCCGACACGGTGACGGCGTGA
- a CDS encoding deoxyribodipyrimidine photo-lyase: MTGAVVWLRDDLRLADNPALRAGIDHGGPLTVVYVLDDESDGIRPLGAASRWWLHHSLTALDAELQERGSRLVLRRGPAAEVVDQLVTDADADAVYWNRRYGSAERDLDAGIKSALHDRGVEAHSFAANLLWEPWTVLTGQGEPYKVFTPFWRAAQAMPEPRHPLPEPRDLPDPTGVASDTLADWDLLPTTPDWAGGLRDAWEPGELGAHRRLEHFVENALEDYDQRDEPAMAATSDLSPHLRWGEVSPYQVWHRLHGRLEPEQRQNASAFLRQLAWREFNWNEYFHCEDITTVNVRREFDAFPWRDPSEAEVDRWRQGTTGIDLVDAGMRELWHSGAMHNRVRLATASFLVKNMLVDWRVGEQWFWDTLVDADSANNAANWQWVAGSGFDAAPYFRVFNPDRQLERFDPHREYVRRWVPADEDRPEPMVDLKATRQRALDAYDQMRRS; this comes from the coding sequence GTGACCGGCGCCGTCGTCTGGCTGCGGGACGACCTGCGCCTGGCCGACAACCCGGCCCTGCGCGCCGGCATCGACCACGGCGGACCCCTCACGGTGGTCTACGTCCTCGACGACGAGTCGGACGGCATCCGTCCCCTCGGCGCCGCGAGCCGCTGGTGGCTCCACCACTCGCTGACCGCCCTCGACGCCGAGCTGCAGGAACGTGGCTCGCGACTCGTCCTGCGCCGTGGACCCGCGGCCGAGGTCGTCGACCAGCTCGTCACCGACGCCGACGCCGACGCCGTGTACTGGAACCGACGGTACGGCTCCGCCGAGCGCGACCTCGACGCGGGCATCAAGAGCGCCCTGCACGACCGCGGGGTCGAGGCCCACAGCTTCGCCGCGAACCTGCTCTGGGAACCGTGGACCGTGCTCACCGGGCAGGGCGAGCCGTACAAGGTGTTCACGCCGTTCTGGCGCGCGGCACAGGCGATGCCCGAGCCGCGGCACCCGCTGCCGGAGCCCCGCGACCTGCCCGACCCGACCGGGGTCGCGAGCGACACCCTCGCCGACTGGGACCTGCTCCCGACGACGCCCGACTGGGCGGGAGGGCTGCGCGACGCGTGGGAGCCGGGCGAGCTCGGCGCCCACCGTCGACTCGAGCACTTCGTCGAGAACGCGCTCGAGGACTACGACCAGCGCGACGAACCCGCCATGGCCGCCACGAGCGACCTGTCCCCGCACCTGCGTTGGGGCGAGGTCAGCCCGTACCAGGTGTGGCACCGCCTGCACGGTCGGCTCGAGCCGGAACAGCGCCAGAACGCCTCGGCGTTCCTGCGCCAGCTCGCGTGGCGCGAGTTCAACTGGAACGAGTACTTCCACTGCGAGGACATCACGACCGTCAACGTGCGTCGTGAGTTCGACGCGTTCCCGTGGCGCGACCCGTCCGAGGCCGAGGTCGACCGCTGGCGGCAGGGGACGACCGGGATCGACCTCGTCGACGCCGGCATGCGCGAGCTCTGGCACTCCGGCGCGATGCACAACCGCGTCCGGCTGGCGACCGCGAGCTTCCTGGTGAAGAACATGCTCGTCGACTGGCGGGTGGGCGAGCAGTGGTTCTGGGACACGCTGGTCGACGCCGACTCTGCCAACAACGCCGCGAACTGGCAGTGGGTCGCCGGATCCGGGTTCGACGCCGCGCCCTACTTCCGCGTGTTCAACCCCGATCGGCAGCTCGAGCGGTTCGACCCGCACCGCGAGTACGTCCGCCGGTGGGTGCCCGCCGACGAGGACCGCCCCGAGCCGATGGTCGACCTGAAGGCCACCCGGCAGCGAGCGCTCGACGCCTACGACCAGATGCGCCGCTCGTGA
- a CDS encoding AURKAIP1/COX24 domain-containing protein, with product MGSVIKKRRKRMAKKKHRKLLRKTRHQRRNKK from the coding sequence ATGGGTTCTGTCATCAAGAAGCGTCGCAAGCGCATGGCGAAGAAGAAGCACCGCAAGCTCCTTCGCAAGACGCGTCACCAGCGTCGCAACAAGAAGTAG
- the proC gene encoding pyrroline-5-carboxylate reductase: protein MTIDLPRTAMLGVGSMSGAVLDGLLAAGLDPATVTLTTRSEASAAAHRERGLHAVATDTDPDANRAAVRGAALVVLGVKPYGIADLLAEVAPDLAPDAVVVSVAVGTTTASMEALVPAGVRVVRALPNTPVGVGLGVTGISAGASADDAAVALASSVFTASGEVVAVPESQLDALSAVSGSGPAYVFLVVEQWQQAAEALGFTPEQAATMVRGTMRGAVELLGRSGREPADLRRAVTSPKGTTERAVAVLQDADLSDTFLRASRAAIARAEEIAAS, encoded by the coding sequence ATGACCATCGACCTGCCCCGCACCGCCATGCTCGGCGTCGGCTCCATGTCCGGGGCCGTCCTCGACGGCCTGCTCGCCGCCGGGCTCGACCCGGCGACCGTGACGCTGACCACCCGGTCCGAGGCGTCGGCCGCCGCGCACCGCGAGCGCGGGCTCCACGCCGTCGCGACGGACACCGACCCGGACGCGAACCGCGCCGCTGTCCGTGGCGCGGCCCTCGTCGTGCTCGGCGTGAAGCCGTACGGCATCGCCGACCTGCTCGCCGAGGTCGCGCCCGACCTCGCCCCTGACGCGGTCGTCGTGAGCGTCGCCGTCGGCACGACCACGGCGAGCATGGAGGCGCTCGTCCCCGCCGGCGTGCGCGTCGTCCGGGCGCTGCCGAACACCCCCGTCGGCGTCGGTCTCGGCGTCACCGGCATCAGCGCGGGGGCCTCTGCCGACGACGCGGCCGTCGCGCTCGCGTCGTCGGTCTTCACCGCGTCCGGCGAGGTCGTCGCCGTGCCGGAGTCGCAGCTCGACGCCCTGTCCGCGGTGTCCGGGTCGGGGCCCGCCTACGTCTTCCTGGTCGTCGAGCAGTGGCAGCAGGCCGCCGAGGCCCTCGGCTTCACGCCGGAGCAGGCCGCGACCATGGTGCGCGGCACGATGCGCGGCGCCGTCGAACTGCTCGGACGGTCCGGGCGGGAACCCGCCGACCTGCGCCGTGCCGTGACGAGCCCGAAGGGCACGACCGAGCGCGCCGTCGCCGTCCTGCAGGACGCCGACCTGTCCGACACGTTCCTGCGCGCCTCCCGCGCCGCGATCGCGCGGGCCGAGGAGATCGCCGCGTCGTAG
- the upp gene encoding uracil phosphoribosyltransferase, translating to MRVHVADHPLITHKLSVLRDRTTPSPTFRALTEELVTLLAYEATRNVRVTATPIDTPVAHTMGVAIAKPRPLVVPILRAGLGMLEGMVKLVPTAEVGFLGMARNEETLEPQTYAERLPDDLSGRQCFVLDPMLATGGTLAAAIDFLFARGAEEVTCVCILGAPEGLAMVEEAVGDRNVSIVLGALDEKLDENGYIVPGLGDAGDRLYGLAE from the coding sequence ATGCGAGTCCACGTCGCCGACCACCCGCTCATCACCCACAAGCTCTCGGTGCTCCGCGACCGGACCACACCCTCCCCCACGTTCCGCGCCCTCACCGAGGAACTCGTCACGCTCCTGGCGTACGAGGCCACGCGCAACGTCCGGGTCACCGCGACGCCGATCGACACCCCGGTCGCCCACACGATGGGCGTCGCGATCGCGAAGCCGCGCCCGCTCGTCGTGCCGATCCTGCGCGCCGGCCTCGGCATGCTCGAGGGCATGGTCAAGCTGGTCCCGACGGCCGAGGTCGGCTTCCTCGGCATGGCGCGCAACGAGGAGACCCTCGAGCCGCAGACCTACGCCGAGCGCCTGCCGGACGACCTGTCCGGTCGTCAGTGCTTCGTGCTCGACCCGATGCTCGCCACCGGTGGCACGCTCGCCGCGGCCATCGACTTCCTGTTCGCCCGCGGCGCGGAAGAGGTCACCTGCGTGTGCATCCTCGGCGCCCCGGAGGGCCTCGCGATGGTCGAAGAGGCGGTCGGTGACCGCAACGTCTCGATCGTGCTCGGCGCGCTCGACGAGAAGCTCGACGAGAACGGCTACATCGTGCCCGGTCTCGGCGACGCCGGCGACCGCCTCTACGGTCTGGCCGAGTAG
- a CDS encoding cation diffusion facilitator family transporter, with protein MSASGGTRAIFAALGANVGIAIVKFVAAAISGSASMLAEGVHSLADSANQLLLLLGGRRARRAADQEHPFGYGRERYVYAFVVSIILFSVGGVFSLYEGIEKLRHPHPLDNWWLPLVVLVIAIGLEGFSLRTALREARPHKGTQSWVQFVRRAKAPELPVVMLEDTAALLGLVFALFGVGLTALTGDGLYDALGTIAIAVLLIAVAVVLGIETKSLLVGEGATAADAERIRHAVLDGPEVDSIIHIKTLYLGPDELMVGVKVAVDGDRRLGDVAAGIDAVEQRVRAAVPIARVIYVEPDVLRTGPQPPTESIVIRAAD; from the coding sequence GTGAGCGCTTCTGGAGGCACGAGGGCGATCTTCGCCGCGCTCGGTGCGAACGTCGGCATCGCGATCGTGAAGTTCGTCGCCGCGGCGATCAGCGGCTCGGCCTCGATGCTCGCCGAGGGCGTGCACTCGCTCGCCGACTCCGCGAACCAGCTCCTGCTGCTGCTCGGCGGTCGTCGCGCCCGTCGCGCCGCCGACCAGGAGCACCCGTTCGGCTACGGGCGCGAGCGGTACGTGTACGCCTTCGTCGTGTCGATCATCCTGTTCTCGGTCGGCGGGGTGTTCTCGCTCTACGAGGGCATCGAGAAGCTCCGGCACCCGCACCCGCTCGACAACTGGTGGCTGCCGCTCGTGGTCCTCGTCATCGCGATCGGGCTCGAGGGCTTCTCGCTGCGCACCGCCCTGCGCGAGGCCCGCCCGCACAAGGGCACGCAGAGCTGGGTGCAGTTCGTGCGTCGGGCGAAGGCCCCGGAACTGCCGGTCGTCATGCTCGAGGACACCGCGGCCCTGCTCGGCCTGGTCTTCGCCCTGTTCGGCGTCGGCCTCACCGCACTCACCGGGGACGGGCTCTACGACGCCCTCGGCACGATCGCGATCGCGGTGCTGCTCATCGCGGTCGCCGTCGTCCTCGGCATCGAGACGAAGAGCCTGCTCGTCGGCGAGGGCGCGACGGCGGCCGACGCCGAGCGCATCCGCCACGCCGTGCTCGACGGCCCCGAGGTCGACTCGATCATCCACATCAAGACCCTGTACCTCGGCCCCGACGAGCTCATGGTCGGCGTGAAGGTCGCGGTCGACGGCGACCGCCGCCTCGGCGACGTCGCGGCCGGCATCGACGCCGTCGAGCAGCGCGTCCGTGCCGCCGTGCCGATCGCACGCGTGATCTACGTCGAGCCGGACGTGCTCCGGACCGGTCCGCAGCCGCCGACCGAGTCGATCGTCATCCGCGCCGCCGACTGA